The proteins below are encoded in one region of Archocentrus centrarchus isolate MPI-CPG fArcCen1 chromosome 13, fArcCen1, whole genome shotgun sequence:
- the bud23 gene encoding 18S rRNA (guanine-N(7))-methyltransferase, which translates to MASSCRRPEHSAPPDVFYNEEEAKKYSQNSRMIEIQTQMSERAVELLSLPEGQPCFLLDVGCGSGLSGDYLSEEGHYWIGVDISTAMLDVALDREVEGDLILGDMGHGMPFKPGTFDGCISISALQWLCNADKRTHSPPKRLYTFFSTLYSCLSRGSRAVFQLYPENSEQLELITTQAMRAGFSGGMVVDYPNSAKAKKFFLCLFAGVTGVLPKGLGSETSDKTVPNQVQYSGQRCRFKNMKGKSVKKGRDWILEKKERRRRQGREVRGDTKYTGRKRRPHF; encoded by the exons ATGGCCTCCAGCTGTCGGCGACCCGAACACTCAGCTCCTCCAGATGTG TTCTACAATGAAGAGGAGGCAAAGAAGTACTCCCAGAA CTCTCGAATGATTGAGATCCAGACCCAGATGTCAGAGAGAGCCGTGGAGCTTTTAAGCCTACCAGAGGGTCAGCCCTGCTTCCTGTTAGATGTCGG GTGTGGCTCTGGTCTCAGCGGAGATTACCTGTCAGAGGAGGGACACTACTGGATTGGAGTCGACATCAGCACTGCAATGCTGG ATGTTGCACTGGACAGAGAAGTAGAAGGAGACCTCATACTGGGGGACATGGGCCACGGGATGCCTTTCAAACCCGGTACTTTTGACGGTTGCATCAG TATCTCAGCCCTGCAGTGGCTTTGTAATGCAGACAAAAGGACACACAGTCCGCCAAAGAGACTCTACACCTTCTTTAGTACACTGTACTCATGTTTG TCAAGAGGCTCACGTGCAGTTTTTCAGCTTTATCCTGAGAACTCAGAAcag CTTGAGCTGATAACAACACAGGCCATGAGGGCAGGCTTCAGTGGAGGCATGGTGGTGGATTACCCCAACAGTGCAAAGGCAAAAAA GttcttcttgtgtctgtttgcCGGGGTAACAGGAGTTCTTCCCAAA GGATTGGGATCAGAAACTTCAGACAAAACTGTTCCAAACCAGGTTCAGTACTCAGGACAAAG ATGTCGTTTCAAAAACATGAAGGGGAAATCGGTGAAGAAGGGACGGGATTGGATCCTGGagaagaaggagaggaggaggagacagggaCG GGAGGTTCGAGGCGACACTAAATACACTGGACGTAAGAGAAGACCTCATTTCTAG
- the dnajc30b gene encoding dnaJ (Hsp40) homolog, subfamily C, member 30b, which produces MAEVSQRLGNGVYRLSALKTGQSRAVCTGGSPRCLLTNCAFVSGGVKEESVQKRRAVQSASGSRATRRKSEKVSTVRESGSEEENGALIPAPSGFTGFLEYMESLQAHKNGLHLFLQKKLLLPYRMTPWTGGAASIHPDTFRLPPQRRCLCTFVFNVGSVRLGCGHGLRCLNLHLDTVKSNFTTTRSYSWSSEDTPLLHRSRTAYYDILKVSPSATQSQIKTAYYKQSFIYHPDKNPGSKEATQQFSDISEAYTVLGNISLRRKYDRGILSRADIQNAGRPSTKAASSRPMGSQQKHQQRARQYSQAGGRPIFDFDAFYQAHYGEQLQRERDLRARKQRMQEDLKEYRSRWRQKKMMEVAAVMLLAMAGLIIINVSGP; this is translated from the coding sequence ATGGCAGAGGTCAGTCAGAGGCTGGGGAACGGAGTTTACCGGCTGTCCGCTCTCAAAACCGGCCAGAGTCGAGCCGTCTGCACCGGAGGAAGTCCCAGATGTCTTTTAACAAACTGCGCCTTCGTTTCCGGTGGCGTTAAAGAGGAATCAGTCCAGAAGCGACGTGCGGTTCAGTCAGCGTCAGGAAGCAGAGCAACACGTCGCAAGTCGGAGAAAGTTTCCACAGTGAGGGAAAGTGGGAGTGAGGAGGAGAATGGGGCTTTGATTCCCGCTCCCTCCGGGTTCACCGGGTTCTTAGAATACATGGAGAGCCTACAAGCTCACAAAAATGGTCTTCACCTTTTCCTtcagaaaaagctgctgctgccttaCAGGATGACACCGTGGACGGGAGGAGCTGCCTCCATCCACCCTGACACCTTCAGGTTACCTCCGCAGCGGCGATGTCTCTGCACGTTTGTCTTCAACGTGGGATCAGTCAGGCTGGGCTGTGGACATGGACTGAGATGTCTGAATCTGCATCTGGACACTGTGAAATCAAATTTCACCACAACTAGAAGCTACAGTTGGAGCTCAGAAGATACTCCTCTGCTGCACAGGAGCAGGACGGCCTATTACGACATCCTCAAAGTGTCTCCCAGTGCCACGCAGTCTCAGATCAAGACAGCCTACTATAAGCAGTCCTTCATCTACCACCCTGACAAAAACCCAGGGAGCAAGGAGGCCACCCAGCAGTTCTCTGATATTAGCGAGGCTTACACCGTGCTGGGCAACATCAGCCTGAGGAGGAAGTATGACCGGGGCATCCTGAGCCGGGCGGACATCCAAAATGCAGGCAGACCGTCCACCAAGGCGGCTTCCAGCAGGCCCATGGGCTCCCAGCAAAAGCATCAACAGAGAGCCAGACAGTACTCCCAAGCTGGAGGGAGGCCCATATTTGATTTTGATGCCTTTTATCAGGCTCACTATGGtgagcagctgcagagagaaagagacctGAGAGCCCGGAAGCAGCGCATGCAGGAGGACCTGAAGGAGTATCGGAGCAGATGGAGGCAGAAGAAAATGATGGAGGTGGCTGCGGTGATGCTGCTGGCCATGGCAGGGCTAATTATTATCAATGTCAGCGGGCCTTGA